A stretch of the Tannerella serpentiformis genome encodes the following:
- a CDS encoding 1-acyl-sn-glycerol-3-phosphate acyltransferase translates to MEEEKRIIDVREVLRRKAPGAARWIPAAVTNWLSRTIHEAEMNDILTRYADLDGVAFMQALVAEFDLTLDLHGAECLPTPDRRSLFVSNHPLGGLDGICLSALLGGRYGSTFRCVVNDLLLFIPNLRSIFLPVNKHGRQRREAAIRFDEAMRGPGQVLTFPAGLCSRQQNGQIADVAWRPSFVRDAVRYRRDVVPIFFDARNSNRFYRAARWRQRLGISLNVEMIYLPDEMFRNKHQRFGVYIGAPIAWQTLADGRPQEWTARVREMVYRLKTKQE, encoded by the coding sequence ATGGAGGAAGAGAAACGAATCATTGACGTCCGCGAGGTGCTCCGACGCAAGGCGCCGGGGGCGGCACGGTGGATCCCCGCGGCAGTGACAAACTGGCTCTCACGCACGATTCACGAGGCAGAAATGAATGACATCTTGACGCGTTACGCCGACCTCGACGGGGTGGCGTTTATGCAGGCGTTGGTGGCGGAGTTTGATTTGACGCTGGATCTGCACGGCGCGGAATGTCTGCCCACGCCCGATCGGCGCAGCCTTTTCGTCTCGAATCATCCGCTGGGCGGGCTGGACGGCATCTGCCTTTCGGCGCTGCTGGGCGGGCGATACGGGTCGACGTTTCGCTGCGTGGTGAACGATCTGCTGCTCTTCATCCCCAACCTGCGCTCGATCTTCCTGCCGGTCAACAAGCACGGTCGGCAGCGACGCGAAGCTGCGATACGGTTCGACGAGGCCATGCGCGGGCCGGGACAGGTGCTGACCTTTCCCGCCGGGCTATGTTCGCGGCAGCAGAACGGGCAGATCGCTGACGTAGCCTGGCGACCCTCGTTCGTGCGCGACGCGGTGCGTTACCGGCGCGACGTGGTGCCCATCTTCTTCGACGCCCGCAACTCCAACCGCTTCTATCGGGCGGCACGCTGGAGGCAACGGCTGGGCATCAGCCTGAACGTGGAGATGATCTACCTGCCGGACGAGATGTTCCGAAACAAACACCAGCGGTTTGGCGTTTACATAGGCGCTCCGATCGCGTGGCAGACGCTTGCTGACGGGCGGCCGCAGGAATGGACGGCAC